The Haloplasma contractile SSD-17B genome has a segment encoding these proteins:
- a CDS encoding GNAT family N-acetyltransferase, whose protein sequence is MRTNVDLVKIGEKDKESFRQLMSEYLRELSTYTDDLKPNQDGLYEYDGFDLLLEKDALTPFFIQDNDQVVGFVILSSNEYVQEGINYCVQELYIKPEFRKNQIAKTAVNKLFMRFKGKYQVVQLIDNQLAIQFWRHVFLNLKIDYLESLKEVDGCKCYVQTFVV, encoded by the coding sequence ATGAGAACTAATGTTGATCTTGTAAAGATAGGAGAGAAAGATAAAGAGTCTTTTAGACAGCTAATGTCTGAGTATTTAAGGGAACTGTCAACCTATACAGATGATTTAAAACCTAACCAAGATGGACTGTACGAATATGATGGTTTTGATTTATTACTAGAAAAAGATGCGTTAACTCCTTTTTTTATACAGGATAATGATCAGGTTGTAGGGTTTGTGATACTTAGTAGTAATGAGTATGTTCAAGAAGGAATTAATTATTGTGTTCAAGAGCTATACATAAAACCAGAGTTTCGCAAGAATCAGATTGCAAAGACAGCGGTAAATAAACTTTTTATGCGATTTAAGGGTAAATATCAAGTTGTTCAGTTAATTGATAATCAATTAGCTATACAATTTTGGAGGCATGTATTTCTAAATTTAAAAATTGACTATCTAGAGTCTTTAAAAGAAGTAGATGGTTGTAAATGTTATGTGCAAACGTTTGTCGTATAA
- a CDS encoding acyl-CoA dehydratase activase-related protein: protein MNITFAHMGNTYIPVKTIFEELNINVVCPPKCSKRTLELGTKHSPEFICVPFKVNMGNYIESIEQGADTIFMLSGCGPCRFGTYHAMQRDILNDLGYDVEMITTDRFSSFDSLKDLFNVLKKASDGNNSLKIINTIRRGLKLLSEIDDLHALVNKKRAREIKKGTVNRLYNQFDREVNRVKGFKAVSDIVKKYRTKLNNVEVDLSRDILRIGIVGEIYTIVEPFINLELEKKLGNMGIEVSNSITTSEFVKEQMDFLPFVKSDRKKVQKKASRYLDTVIGGHTIHTIGKTIEYSEAGYDGIIHLLPFTCMPEIVSQTILPKIEKDYDIPILTLILDEMTGEAGYQTRVEAFTDLLQERKRQFKSFSS, encoded by the coding sequence ATGAACATAACGTTTGCACACATGGGAAATACTTATATACCTGTTAAGACTATTTTTGAAGAATTGAATATTAACGTAGTCTGTCCACCAAAGTGTAGTAAAAGAACACTAGAGTTAGGAACCAAACATTCTCCTGAGTTTATTTGTGTTCCATTTAAAGTCAATATGGGGAACTATATCGAAAGTATTGAACAAGGGGCGGATACTATATTTATGCTTAGCGGATGTGGTCCTTGTCGCTTTGGTACTTATCATGCAATGCAGCGCGATATATTAAATGATTTAGGGTATGACGTTGAAATGATTACAACAGATCGATTTAGTAGTTTTGATTCCCTAAAGGATCTATTTAATGTTTTAAAGAAAGCATCAGATGGTAATAATTCATTAAAGATTATTAATACAATAAGAAGAGGGTTAAAACTATTGTCAGAAATCGATGACTTACATGCTTTAGTTAATAAAAAAAGAGCCCGTGAAATTAAAAAAGGTACCGTGAACAGACTGTATAATCAATTTGATCGTGAAGTGAACCGTGTAAAAGGCTTCAAAGCTGTTTCCGATATCGTTAAAAAATACCGAACGAAATTGAACAACGTAGAAGTAGATTTAAGTCGAGATATTTTAAGAATTGGAATTGTCGGTGAAATCTATACCATTGTAGAACCATTTATAAATTTAGAACTTGAAAAGAAATTAGGAAATATGGGAATAGAGGTCAGTAATTCAATTACAACAAGCGAATTTGTTAAGGAACAAATGGATTTTTTACCGTTTGTTAAATCAGACCGGAAAAAGGTTCAGAAGAAAGCAAGTCGCTATTTAGATACAGTCATAGGTGGCCATACGATTCATACAATTGGTAAGACAATTGAATATAGTGAAGCTGGCTATGATGGTATTATTCACTTACTTCCGTTCACTTGTATGCCAGAAATTGTTTCACAAACAATTCTACCAAAAATCGAAAAAGATTATGATATTCCTATATTGACACTTATTCTAGATGAAATGACGGGAGAAGCCGGCTATCAAACACGTGTTGAAGCATTTACTGATTTATTGCAAGAACGTAAAAGGCAGTTTAAATCGTTTTCCTCATAA